In Pasteurella multocida subsp. multocida OH4807, a genomic segment contains:
- a CDS encoding bacterial extracellular solute-binding protein, putative (COG0687 Spermidine/putrescine-binding periplasmic protein), protein MKKLTGILTAGVMMLGVSNLASAANNEVYLYTWTEYVPEGLLDEFTKQTGIKVIVSSLESNETMYAKLKTMGKDGGYDVIAPTSYFVSKMAREGMLKELDHSQLPVIKELDPNMLDRPYDKGNKYSLPQLFGATGIAYNTANQTPAQFQSWGDLWHTDFKGKIQMLDDPRELFNIALLKMGKDPNTQDPVILKEAYEELLKLRPNILSFNSDNPASTFISGETDIGLLWNGSVRIAKNEGAQVDMVYPKEGTMLWIDNLAIPSTSQNTENAYKLINYLLSADVSEKLTLNIGYPTSNLEALKRLPKELTEDQATFLTQDVIHRSQWQIDVDHAIDLYDSYYQKLKAAK, encoded by the coding sequence ATGAAAAAATTAACTGGCATTTTAACTGCTGGCGTGATGATGCTGGGCGTAAGCAATCTTGCAAGCGCAGCTAATAATGAAGTTTATCTTTACACCTGGACAGAATATGTTCCTGAAGGCTTATTAGATGAATTTACTAAACAAACCGGGATTAAAGTCATCGTTTCAAGCCTTGAGTCAAACGAAACGATGTATGCCAAATTAAAAACAATGGGTAAAGACGGAGGTTATGATGTTATCGCACCAACAAGCTACTTTGTTTCAAAAATGGCTCGAGAAGGAATGTTAAAAGAACTCGATCATAGTCAATTACCCGTTATCAAAGAACTCGATCCGAATATGCTTGATCGTCCATATGACAAAGGCAATAAATACTCTTTACCTCAGCTCTTTGGCGCAACTGGCATTGCCTATAATACTGCGAATCAAACACCTGCACAGTTTCAGTCTTGGGGAGATTTATGGCATACCGACTTTAAAGGTAAAATTCAAATGCTCGATGATCCTCGAGAATTATTTAATATAGCGTTATTAAAAATGGGTAAAGATCCGAATACGCAGGACCCTGTAATTCTAAAAGAAGCTTATGAAGAATTACTAAAATTACGTCCAAATATTCTTTCTTTTAACTCTGATAATCCTGCCAGCACTTTTATCTCGGGCGAAACAGACATTGGCTTACTTTGGAATGGCTCTGTGCGTATTGCAAAAAATGAAGGTGCACAAGTGGATATGGTTTATCCAAAAGAAGGCACAATGCTATGGATTGATAACTTAGCGATTCCTTCTACTTCCCAAAATACTGAAAATGCCTATAAATTAATTAACTATTTATTAAGTGCGGATGTATCCGAAAAGCTGACCTTAAACATCGGTTATCCAACTTCTAATTTAGAAGCATTAAAACGCTTACCAAAAGAGTTGACGGAAGATCAAGCAACCTTCTTAACACAAGACGTAATTCACCGCAGCCAATGGCAAATCGATGTTGATCATGCTATTGATTTATATGACAGCTACTATCAAAAACTTAAAGCAGCAAAATAA
- a CDS encoding cytidine deaminase (COG0295 Cytidine deaminase) yields MKIHISEKITQALHQIEPEALRQDLLHILEEQHFIGLLPHFVVRHICEKHHLDNKQLALKLLPIAACYSHTPISHFHVGAIAIGLSGNFYFGANQEFSHSSIQQTIHAEQSAISHAWMRQEKGITDIVVNYTPCGHCRQFMNELNSASELYIHLPHSQNNPLQNYLPDSFGPKDLNIDLLLLDEHTNHLSYHTKNPVVLAALEAANMAHAPYSNSYHGVAIQLQDQRIFIGSYAENAAFNPSLPALQVALNHVFLQGGEIEHIQKIVMLERANRLNYRKMSEDLVESICDVKLEYIEI; encoded by the coding sequence ATGAAGATACATATTTCAGAAAAAATCACCCAAGCACTGCACCAAATCGAGCCAGAAGCGCTCAGACAAGACCTGCTTCATATTCTCGAAGAACAACATTTTATCGGTCTACTACCGCATTTTGTTGTTCGCCATATTTGTGAAAAACATCACCTTGATAACAAACAACTTGCTTTAAAATTATTACCGATTGCCGCCTGTTACTCACATACTCCCATTTCACATTTCCATGTCGGTGCGATTGCTATTGGACTAAGTGGTAATTTTTATTTTGGCGCTAACCAAGAATTTTCTCATAGCAGTATTCAACAAACAATTCATGCAGAGCAAAGCGCTATCTCACATGCGTGGATGAGACAAGAGAAAGGCATTACAGATATTGTTGTCAACTACACGCCATGCGGTCATTGTCGCCAATTTATGAATGAATTAAACTCAGCATCAGAGCTCTATATCCACCTTCCACATAGCCAAAATAACCCTTTACAAAACTATTTACCCGACTCATTTGGGCCAAAAGATTTAAATATTGATTTATTGCTTTTAGATGAACACACTAATCACCTGAGTTATCACACTAAAAATCCCGTTGTATTAGCCGCATTAGAAGCAGCAAACATGGCACATGCCCCATATTCCAATTCCTATCATGGTGTAGCGATTCAATTGCAAGATCAGCGTATTTTCATTGGTAGCTACGCAGAAAATGCGGCCTTTAATCCGAGCTTACCCGCATTACAAGTTGCCCTAAACCACGTTTTCTTACAGGGCGGTGAAATTGAACATATCCAAAAAATTGTCATGCTAGAACGAGCTAATAGGTTAAACTATCGTAAAATGAGCGAAGACTTAGTTGAAAGTATTTGTGATGTGAAATTAGAATATATTGAGATCTAA
- a CDS encoding seryl-tRNA ligase (COG0172 Seryl-tRNA synthetase) yields MIDPNLLRNNLVDVAEKLKIKRNFVLDVALLSDLEEQRKSLQVKTETLQAERNARSKNIGQAKARGEDISTLLDEVDNMGIELSTTKAKLDDVLAEINQIALTIPNLPADEVPLGRDDSENLEVSRWGTPKVFDFEVQDHVTLGETLQGLDFSAGAKLSGSRFAVMKGQIAKLHRALSQFMLDLHTEQHGYMETYVPYLVNHTTLYGTGQLPKFGEDLFHTNALEGEQPYALIPTAEVPVTNLVRDVILEEADLPLKMTAHTPCFRSEAGSYGRDTRGLIRMHQFDKVELVQIVAPETSMDALEELTGQAEKVLQLLELPYRKVLLCTGDMGFGACKTYDLEVWLPAQNTYREISSCSNMWDFQARRMQARCRMKGDKKTRLVHTLNGSGLAVGRTLVAVLENYQNADGSITVPTVLRPYMNGLTIIGK; encoded by the coding sequence ATGATCGATCCAAATCTATTGCGTAACAATCTTGTAGACGTGGCGGAAAAATTAAAAATTAAGCGCAATTTCGTGTTAGATGTGGCTTTGTTAAGTGACTTAGAAGAACAACGTAAATCATTGCAGGTTAAAACAGAAACGTTGCAAGCCGAACGTAATGCACGCTCAAAAAATATTGGTCAGGCTAAAGCGCGTGGTGAAGATATTTCGACGTTATTGGATGAAGTTGATAATATGGGAATTGAGCTCAGTACCACAAAAGCTAAATTGGATGATGTCTTAGCAGAAATTAATCAGATTGCGTTAACGATTCCTAATTTACCTGCAGATGAAGTGCCTTTAGGAAGAGATGATAGTGAAAATCTAGAAGTGTCACGTTGGGGAACACCGAAGGTATTTGATTTTGAAGTGCAAGATCACGTGACATTAGGAGAAACTTTACAAGGTTTAGATTTCTCTGCGGGAGCAAAATTAAGCGGTTCTCGTTTTGCAGTAATGAAAGGGCAAATTGCGAAATTACATCGTGCATTGTCGCAATTTATGCTTGATTTACATACTGAGCAACATGGATATATGGAAACGTATGTCCCTTATTTAGTGAATCACACAACCCTTTATGGCACAGGTCAATTACCTAAATTTGGTGAGGATTTATTCCACACTAATGCGTTAGAAGGTGAACAGCCTTATGCGTTAATTCCTACTGCTGAGGTGCCAGTAACAAACTTAGTGCGTGATGTAATTTTAGAAGAAGCCGATTTACCATTAAAAATGACCGCACATACACCCTGTTTCCGTTCTGAAGCAGGTTCTTATGGACGTGATACCCGTGGTTTAATTCGTATGCACCAATTTGATAAAGTCGAATTAGTGCAAATCGTTGCTCCAGAGACCTCAATGGATGCCTTAGAAGAATTGACGGGTCAGGCAGAAAAAGTGTTGCAATTATTAGAGCTTCCATATCGTAAAGTCTTATTATGTACAGGTGATATGGGCTTTGGCGCATGCAAAACATATGATTTAGAAGTGTGGCTTCCTGCACAAAACACTTATAGAGAAATTTCTTCTTGTTCAAATATGTGGGATTTCCAGGCACGTCGTATGCAAGCGCGTTGTCGTATGAAAGGCGATAAAAAAACACGTTTAGTTCATACCTTAAATGGTTCAGGCTTAGCCGTAGGACGTACTTTAGTGGCAGTATTAGAAAACTACCAAAATGCGGATGGTAGTATTACCGTACCAACTGTGTTACGCCCATATATGAATGGATTAACTATTATTGGAAAATAA